The Gemmatimonas sp. genomic sequence CCGTGGGGTGCACGTGGTGCGTGCGGCGCTGCTGCGCCTCGGCGTCCCAGTACTCGCGCGAGGCCGGGAACACCCAGTGCCAGCCGCGGTTGCGCACGGCCCCCATGGCCTTGGCGCCTGGCGCGATGGGCAAGGCCACATACCCGCCGCCGCGACCGGCGCGACGCTGCATTTCCGTGTGCACCTCGGCCAGGTGCGCACGAAGCGGGTCGACCAACGCCGCGGGCAGCATGGTGACACGGTCGCGCGCACCCTTGCCGCGTCGCACGCGGATCTCACCGCGATCGACGTCCACGTCCTTCACCCGCAGCGTACAGCACTCCATGAGGCGTAATCCGGAGCCGTACAGCAGCGACGCCATGAGCCAGCAGGTGCCGGCCATCGCATCGAGGACCTGCGCCACCGCCGCACGCGAGAGCACGTTGGGAAGCGTGTGCGGGCGCTTCGCCGGCGTGATGCCGACCATCGCGGGCAACGGCTGCTCGAGCACGTTGCGATAGAGAAACTGCAAGGCGGCAAGCGCCTGGTTCTGGGTGGATGCCGCCACACCCTTCTCGTGCGCGAGGTGCGTCAGAAAGTCTCGCACGGCCGACGGTGGCAGTTCGGCCGGATGCCGGCGACCGTGGAACTGCACGTACGCCACCACCCACCGCGCGTAGGCATCGACGGTGCGGGGACTGAACCGACGAACCGCCGCGCGCTCGCGCAGCGACACCAACAGCCGAGGACGAGCCATGGGCGACAGCCTATCCGGAATCCGGCGCGGATGTCGCATCAATTTCTCGCGAGCAGTACCAATCCACGGCAATCGCGGGGCACTGAAAGCAGGCGGGGTGCGTCGCGAGCCGGGAAGCCGCCGGAAACGACAAACTCCCCGCGGGAGGCGAGGAGTTCGAAGTTCGTAGTGCCAGTTGTCAGTGATCGGTCAACAACCTTCTACGGCGTGATCGGCCGCGGCGCCGCACCCTCCACCTTGCTGCGCGTAATCTCCGGCTGACCCGCCGCCTTGAGCAGCGCGTTCACCTTGGGCAGGTTCGTGGTGATCACCCGCTCGAGGTTCGTCAGCTCGCCATCGGTCTTGGGCGCCAGCACGTTCCACACATCGTACGACTGCTTCGCCGGACGCCGCTCGCCGCTCGCGACGAAGCTCATGAGCCCCGCCAGCTGATCGTTGAGCCGGATGGGGAAGTTGAGCGGGTCCTGCCCGCTCTGGTTCTTCGTCTGGTAGAGTGAATCCTCCACCACGCTCAGCGACCCGGCAAAGCTCTTCGCCAGCGGCGCGAACGCCGCCGTGCCGGTCATCTTGGGCAGCCGGTCGTTCAGCTCACGCTTGATGTGCCGCGACTCGATCACCCCCTGGTTGGCCGCCGTGATCTTGTCCCGCACCTGCAGCGCGAAGCGCACCTGTTCCTTGAGATCCGCCTCGGTGGCCTCGCTGCGCGGGTCGGGCAGTACCCGGAAGTCGTAGCTCACCGGCGCCGAATTCCCTGCCGTCATGCGCACGCGATACGTGCCCGGCGCCATCGCCGGACCGGTGCCCCGCCCCGCCCAGGTGATCATGCCGCGGAAGGTCACCGCATCGTCGTGCTTCATGGTGTACGTGAAGCGGTTCACGCCCTTGCGTGTACCCGGCTTGGGCGGCGCCGGCGGCGTGAAGCCCATCTCAGCGAAGCGCGGATCCACCGGTGGCTTGGTCGTGTCGTTGCTCGCCGCCGTCCCCACCAGCTTCCCGGCCGCATCATAGAACTCGAACTTCACCACCATGCTGTCGGCGGGCAGACGATACGTGAACGCGGGCTGCGTTTGCCCGTTCAGCCGATACACCGGCACCGGCTTGTACAGATACGGCGCCGCACCCGCAGCCTTGGCCACGTCATCGGCCCAGCGCAGACTCGTGAGATTCTCCATCACCCAGAACGCGCGACCATGCGTGCTGATGGCCAGATCGTCGTCGCGCAGCATCATGTCGTGCACCGGCACCGGCGGCAGATTCTTCTGCAGGCTCTGCCAGCTGTCACCGGCGTCGTAGCTCACCCACACACCACGCTCCGTGGCCGCGTACAGCATGCCGGGGCGATGCAGATCTTCTCGAATCGCACGCGTGAAGTGATCGGCGGTGATGCCGTTCGTGATCTTGGTCCACGTCACGCCGTAGTCCGTGGTCTTGTACAGATACGGCGTGAAGTCGTCCATCTGATACCGGTTCCCCGCCACGTACGCTGTGCCCGGCGCGTGCTGC encodes the following:
- a CDS encoding integron integrase, which gives rise to MARPRLLVSLRERAAVRRFSPRTVDAYARWVVAYVQFHGRRHPAELPPSAVRDFLTHLAHEKGVAASTQNQALAALQFLYRNVLEQPLPAMVGITPAKRPHTLPNVLSRAAVAQVLDAMAGTCWLMASLLYGSGLRLMECCTLRVKDVDVDRGEIRVRRGKGARDRVTMLPAALVDPLRAHLAEVHTEMQRRAGRGGGYVALPIAPGAKAMGAVRNRGWHWVFPASREYWDAEAQQRRTHHVHPTVLQRAVSAAARRAGIAQRVGCHTFRHSFATHLLEAGYDIRTVQKLLGHRDVSTTMLYTHVLNRGGLGVRSPLDQPPPVRRPVG